The following are encoded in a window of Arthrobacter antioxidans genomic DNA:
- a CDS encoding lysophospholipid acyltransferase family protein: MGWKPRQSDRMYRFVVYAGKTAFAALRLPVTVTGTENLPASDPLNGRSRRAVPGHGAVVVITHFGYLDFAFAELVLWNHARIQARYMISRRAAEHWFVSPFVFGLGHVVTDRKAGAPAYDDALAKLRAGEYVAILPEAGVSRSYTVRALKTGAVRLAAEAGVPVIPVSVWGSHRLLTRGHGFSLRRAWRSPVRVHISPAIRHAPGLDVAEETEKLRRELQDGIETCIADFPVTPEPGAWWMPAHLGGGAMTVTEREAADLADQEAGRHDRG; this comes from the coding sequence ATGGGATGGAAACCGCGGCAGAGCGACCGCATGTACCGGTTCGTCGTGTATGCGGGCAAGACCGCGTTCGCGGCGCTGCGCCTGCCGGTCACGGTCACCGGGACGGAGAACCTGCCCGCGTCGGACCCGCTGAACGGGCGGTCGCGCCGCGCCGTGCCCGGGCACGGCGCCGTCGTCGTCATCACGCACTTCGGCTACCTGGACTTCGCCTTCGCGGAACTCGTCCTGTGGAACCACGCCCGCATCCAGGCGCGCTACATGATCTCCCGGCGCGCGGCGGAGCACTGGTTCGTCAGCCCGTTCGTCTTCGGCCTCGGGCACGTCGTCACGGACCGGAAGGCGGGCGCGCCCGCGTACGACGACGCCCTCGCGAAGCTGCGGGCCGGCGAGTACGTGGCGATCCTCCCCGAGGCCGGGGTGTCCCGCAGCTACACCGTCCGCGCGCTCAAGACCGGCGCGGTACGGCTCGCCGCCGAGGCCGGGGTCCCCGTGATCCCCGTCTCCGTCTGGGGTTCCCACCGGCTGCTGACCCGCGGCCACGGCTTCTCCCTCCGGCGCGCGTGGAGGTCCCCCGTCCGCGTCCACATCAGCCCCGCCATCCGCCACGCGCCGGGGCTCGACGTCGCCGAGGAGACGGAGAAGCTCCGCCGGGAGCTCCAGGACGGCATCGAGACGTGCATCGCCGACTTCCCGGTGACCCCGGAGCCCGGCGCCTGGTGGATGCCCGCGCACCTCGGCGGCGGGGCCATGACCGTGACCGAGCGGGAGGCCGCGGACCTCGCGGACCAGGAGGCCGGACGGCACGACCGCGGCTGA
- a CDS encoding GNAT family N-acetyltransferase — protein sequence MALDYRAWQDGDDLELIQLWGGPESAAAEQFRGSFRPPSDSPWNRCITAVDHGVPVAAGCVYGAALHPDRLWCYIEVAEDHRRAGVGSTLLTMLQHEAAASPSGVTVLRSKVSPGTTGAAFAEATGFGTLQRSRLVVVGPGALAAPAFDDAAGPQLEEAATGSVELTRALAAFYESVHAWDRADLSLGRAQQLFLGDASGAGGAIVLRDRPKADGGAIAAFAVSYTQARTDDPADVLLGYDTTLPPQEQQAAVATLIAMLVHQYPIQLEVDDAMEALAAVVDPLLATGAARLAGPETLVVATG from the coding sequence ATGGCCCTGGACTACCGTGCCTGGCAGGACGGGGACGACCTCGAGCTGATCCAGCTCTGGGGAGGCCCCGAATCGGCGGCCGCCGAGCAGTTCCGCGGCTCGTTCCGCCCGCCGTCGGACAGCCCCTGGAACCGCTGCATCACCGCGGTGGACCATGGCGTCCCCGTGGCGGCCGGCTGCGTATACGGGGCGGCGCTCCACCCGGACCGGCTCTGGTGCTACATCGAGGTCGCCGAGGACCACCGGCGTGCCGGCGTCGGGTCGACGCTCCTCACGATGCTGCAGCACGAGGCCGCGGCGTCGCCGTCGGGCGTCACCGTCCTGCGGTCGAAGGTGTCGCCGGGGACCACCGGCGCGGCGTTCGCCGAGGCCACCGGGTTCGGCACCCTGCAGCGCTCGCGGCTCGTCGTCGTCGGGCCCGGGGCCCTCGCGGCGCCCGCCTTCGATGACGCGGCCGGGCCGCAGCTCGAGGAGGCGGCCACCGGGTCCGTGGAGCTCACCCGGGCCCTCGCGGCCTTCTACGAGTCAGTCCACGCCTGGGACCGGGCGGACCTCAGCCTGGGCCGTGCCCAGCAGCTGTTCCTCGGGGACGCGAGCGGCGCCGGGGGAGCGATCGTGCTGCGGGACCGGCCGAAGGCCGACGGCGGGGCCATCGCGGCCTTCGCGGTCAGCTACACGCAGGCGCGCACCGATGATCCGGCGGACGTGCTGCTCGGCTACGACACGACCCTGCCCCCGCAGGAGCAGCAGGCCGCCGTCGCCACCCTCATCGCGATGCTCGTGCACCAGTACCCCATCCAGCTGGAGGTCGACGACGCCATGGAGGCGCTGGCGGCCGTCGTCGACCCCCTGCTGGCCACGGGCGCGGCACGGCTCGCCGGGCCGGAGACGCTGGTCGTCGCGACGGGCTGA
- a CDS encoding YibE/F family protein gives MPVGHSHQHTSGSSEPSAPAIAARRRANLLLAAILVPLGVVTLIAMMLLWPSGDRSSLTVASPYATAEGVSFDRGTVREVREADCPSSRPTVDAGGTALTCTVAYTQPALGGDLVPVEVTPELAKAEAVEPGDEIRYLDLATVVQGGAAPYVFVDFVRSVPIVAIAVLYAVVVIAVARWRGLRAMIGLVGALVVLAQFILPGLVEGAPPLLLGLVGSIVIMYGVLYFAHGVSARTSTALLGTVFGLGITAVLAAWATDAAHLTGVGDENAYTLANASDELSISSIILCGLIISGLGVLNDVTITQSSAVWELYELAPNTSGRRLFGSAMRIGRDHIASTVYTIAFAYAGAALPVLILVSLYERNLLDTLTSGELAEEVVRTLVGSIGLVLAIPLTTLVAVLVVKAVGPRSARGRHDDGDPAEGATPAVLAAEGAGTLAPGERLVALGDRRTPEAGA, from the coding sequence ATGCCCGTGGGCCACAGCCACCAGCACACCAGCGGGAGTTCGGAGCCGTCCGCCCCCGCGATTGCCGCGCGGCGCCGGGCGAACCTCCTGCTCGCGGCCATCCTCGTGCCCCTGGGCGTGGTCACGCTCATCGCCATGATGCTCCTGTGGCCGAGCGGGGACCGCAGCTCGCTCACCGTCGCCAGTCCGTACGCGACGGCGGAGGGCGTCAGCTTCGACCGCGGCACGGTCCGCGAGGTCCGGGAGGCGGACTGCCCGTCCTCCCGGCCCACGGTCGACGCGGGCGGGACGGCGCTCACCTGCACCGTCGCCTACACGCAGCCGGCCCTCGGGGGCGACCTCGTCCCCGTCGAGGTGACGCCCGAGCTCGCGAAGGCCGAGGCCGTCGAGCCGGGCGACGAGATCCGCTACCTCGACCTGGCGACCGTCGTGCAGGGCGGGGCGGCGCCCTACGTCTTCGTCGACTTCGTCCGTTCCGTCCCGATCGTCGCGATCGCCGTCCTGTACGCCGTCGTCGTCATCGCCGTGGCGCGCTGGCGGGGGCTGCGGGCCATGATCGGCCTCGTGGGCGCCCTCGTGGTCCTCGCGCAGTTCATCCTGCCCGGCCTCGTCGAGGGTGCGCCGCCCCTGCTGCTGGGCCTCGTCGGCTCGATCGTCATCATGTACGGCGTCCTCTACTTCGCGCACGGCGTCTCCGCGCGCACCTCGACGGCGCTGCTCGGGACGGTCTTCGGCCTCGGCATCACGGCGGTGCTCGCGGCCTGGGCCACGGACGCCGCACACCTGACCGGCGTGGGCGACGAGAACGCGTACACGCTCGCGAACGCCTCGGACGAGCTGTCGATCTCCTCGATCATCCTGTGCGGCCTGATCATCTCCGGGCTCGGTGTCCTCAACGACGTGACGATCACGCAGTCCTCGGCGGTGTGGGAGCTGTACGAGCTCGCCCCGAACACCTCCGGGCGCCGGCTCTTCGGGTCCGCCATGAGGATCGGCCGCGACCACATCGCCTCCACCGTCTACACCATCGCCTTCGCGTACGCCGGGGCCGCGCTGCCGGTGCTGATCCTCGTCTCCCTCTACGAGAGGAACCTCCTCGACACGCTCACGAGCGGCGAACTGGCCGAGGAGGTGGTGCGGACCCTGGTGGGCTCGATCGGCCTCGTCCTCGCCATCCCGCTCACCACCTTGGTCGCGGTGCTGGTGGTCAAGGCGGTCGGTCCGAGGTCCGCGCGCGGTAGGCACGACGACGGCGACCCGGCCGAGGGTGCGACGCCGGCCGTCCTCGCCGCCGAGGGGGCGGGGACCCTCGCCCCCGGCGAGCGGCTGGTGGCGCTCGGTGATCGGCGCACCCCGGAGGCGGGCGCATGA
- a CDS encoding DUF1295 domain-containing protein: MLPVWAAGLVLEAVGDHELASFRNDPSRRGTVLDTGLWRYTRHPNSFGDALVRTGLFLVAADSWPGVLTSSPPPSWAGPSPRRPENP, translated from the coding sequence ATGCTCCCGGTCTGGGCCGCCGGCCTGGTCCTCGAGGCCGTGGGTGACCACGAGCTGGCCTCCTTCAGGAACGACCCGTCGCGCCGCGGGACGGTGCTCGACACCGGCCTGTGGCGGTACACGCGGCACCCGAACTCTTTCGGCGACGCCCTGGTCCGGACGGGGCTCTTCCTCGTGGCCGCCGACTCCTGGCCCGGGGTGCTGACGTCCTCTCCCCCGCCCTCATGGGCTGGGCCCTCGCCGCGAAGACCGGAAAACCCCTGA
- a CDS encoding alpha/beta hydrolase → MAAKATPPARERDPVLSIGGAASEVRGVALVLHGGRADSYDAVRPTHLSPLRMRPFAARLASGGGGQGLAVWTLRNRVRGWNGEDRSALRDARWALGRISVEHPDVPVYLLGHSMGGLTALSAAGHPQVRAVAALAPWLAPSSPVEPVRGRSLLIMHGDTDRWTSPTASLAFARRAQPVAADVRYVRMLGAGHFMFRTVPVWHGMSTSFLLGRFAEDTGAVIDRRVLERSAPLFRAGDPLDITA, encoded by the coding sequence GTGGCAGCGAAGGCAACACCCCCGGCACGGGAGAGGGATCCCGTGCTCTCGATCGGCGGCGCGGCGTCCGAGGTGCGCGGTGTGGCGCTCGTCCTGCACGGCGGCCGGGCGGACAGCTACGACGCGGTGCGGCCCACGCACCTCAGCCCCCTCCGGATGCGCCCCTTCGCCGCGCGCCTGGCCTCCGGCGGCGGCGGGCAGGGACTCGCGGTCTGGACGCTGCGCAACCGGGTCCGCGGGTGGAACGGGGAGGACCGGTCGGCCCTCCGGGACGCCCGGTGGGCGCTCGGGCGGATCAGCGTGGAGCACCCGGACGTGCCGGTCTACCTCCTCGGCCACTCGATGGGCGGTCTGACGGCGCTCTCCGCCGCGGGGCACCCGCAGGTCCGCGCCGTCGCGGCCCTCGCCCCGTGGCTTGCGCCCTCGAGCCCCGTCGAGCCGGTCCGCGGCCGCAGCCTCCTGATCATGCACGGTGACACCGACCGGTGGACGAGCCCGACGGCGTCGCTCGCCTTCGCCCGCCGGGCCCAACCGGTGGCGGCGGACGTGCGCTACGTGCGGATGCTCGGCGCCGGCCACTTCATGTTCCGGACGGTGCCGGTCTGGCACGGCATGAGCACCTCGTTCCTCCTGGGCCGCTTCGCCGAGGACACCGGTGCGGTGATCGACCGCCGCGTCCTCGAACGGTCCGCCCCGCTCTTCCGCGCCGGGGATCCGCTCGACATCACCGCATGA